The following are from one region of the Actinoplanes sp. L3-i22 genome:
- a CDS encoding cell wall-active antibiotics response protein, with amino-acid sequence MDHTDSPAFSGRDGAAWYVSLFGGLKRRGGWKMPRDMRFVGTVGGLNLDLSGAGLVPGEPYWITKFSLVGGVSLQVPAGVSVVPEGFRIFGPVRNAAPVTGGDEIVVKVRAFGLVGGIHVERV; translated from the coding sequence ATGGATCACACGGATTCGCCGGCGTTCAGTGGCCGGGACGGGGCAGCCTGGTACGTCTCACTCTTCGGTGGGCTCAAGCGCCGCGGCGGCTGGAAGATGCCGCGTGACATGCGGTTCGTGGGCACGGTCGGCGGGCTCAACCTGGACCTCAGCGGGGCCGGCCTGGTGCCCGGGGAGCCGTACTGGATCACCAAGTTCAGCCTGGTCGGTGGGGTGTCGTTGCAGGTCCCGGCCGGGGTGAGCGTGGTGCCCGAGGGGTTCCGGATCTTCGGCCCGGTGCGGAACGCGGCGCCGGTCACCGGTGGGGACGAGATCGTCGTGAAGGTGCGGGCGTTCGGGCTGGTCGGCGGCATTCACGTGGAGCGCGTCTGA
- a CDS encoding cation diffusion facilitator family transporter yields MDNSAGDGRTEEEGNKEKGSAWTVIVAVSANLAIAIAKIVAGFLTGSASMWAEAAHSVADTGNEVLLLVGLRKSRKGPDARHPFGYGQERYFWTFLAALGIFLVGGVLSIGEGVRSLMNPEPVESLWVGVGVLVVAAGFESYSWYTAHKQLREEAREQDRSMRHHLRHSSDPSATTVFLEDTAALIGLAVALAALVLHAVTGWAGWDAVGSMTIGLLLIGVAFLLARRSKGLLLDESAPADVLDPIRERVAAEDWVAEIRDLHAVWVGPSQLLVNLRVTPTGERDLVSRVTGLRHALLDDESITQVTVTLE; encoded by the coding sequence GTGGACAACAGCGCGGGCGACGGCCGTACCGAAGAAGAAGGTAATAAGGAAAAAGGCAGCGCCTGGACGGTGATCGTGGCGGTGTCCGCCAACCTGGCCATCGCGATCGCGAAGATCGTCGCCGGGTTCCTGACCGGGTCCGCGTCGATGTGGGCGGAGGCCGCGCACTCGGTCGCGGACACCGGCAACGAGGTGTTGTTGCTGGTCGGCCTGCGGAAGTCGCGGAAGGGGCCGGATGCGCGGCATCCCTTCGGGTACGGGCAGGAGCGGTACTTCTGGACGTTCCTGGCCGCGCTGGGCATCTTCCTGGTCGGCGGCGTGCTGTCGATCGGCGAGGGGGTGCGCAGCCTGATGAACCCGGAGCCGGTCGAGTCGCTCTGGGTCGGTGTCGGTGTGCTCGTGGTGGCCGCCGGGTTCGAGAGCTACTCCTGGTACACCGCGCACAAGCAGCTGCGCGAGGAGGCCCGCGAGCAGGACCGGTCGATGCGGCATCACCTGCGGCACTCCTCGGATCCGAGCGCGACCACCGTCTTCCTGGAGGACACCGCGGCCCTGATCGGCCTGGCGGTGGCGCTGGCCGCGCTGGTCCTGCACGCGGTGACCGGGTGGGCCGGTTGGGACGCGGTCGGCAGCATGACGATCGGCCTGCTGCTGATCGGGGTCGCGTTCCTGCTGGCCCGACGGTCGAAGGGGCTGCTGCTGGACGAGTCGGCGCCGGCCGACGTGCTCGATCCGATCCGCGAGCGGGTCGCGGCCGAGGACTGGGTGGCCGAGATCCGGGATCTGCACGCGGTCTGGGTCGGGCCGTCGCAGCTGCTGGTCAACCTGCGGGTGACGCCGACCGGCGAGCGGGATCTGGTGAGCCGGGTGACGGGCTTGCGGCATGCTCTTCTGGATGACGAGTCGATCACCCAGGTGACGGTCACTCTGGAGTGA
- a CDS encoding YcaO-like family protein produces MSAVAAEAARRTTGTLQDLVSPLGGLITTVTQLAVEPSNPPLQVFSADLGDVSTVITNLCGPECLGSLDGTGTGVDPELARIVGIAEALERYANCIFDEKQIRWASAEELGDEALDLDALPRVSATELADPHCGIAVPDKTAQMRWVRGMNLRTRKLSWIPAVLVYMHFSAHGAESITNPISTGAAAHYDPARAICGALCEVIERDAISLIWLQRLALPRLELDVVGPQLRRFLDLCADRDVTVELFDATTDLGIPTVYAVSIAREHPTCRTVVACATGLDPQAAAAKAISETVSVRIALQGDRAPDDVHDFTGVSDGAIYMAAPERADAFDFLLNSPARRRLSEMPTLTAGDSTADLRLVLDRLDASGLDSYLVDLTPDEALRVGMTVVRAVIPGLLPLSFTYRSRFLGSPRLYEAPVRMGHPSRAEHELNSWPQPFA; encoded by the coding sequence ATGAGTGCGGTTGCCGCAGAGGCGGCGCGGCGGACCACCGGCACGCTGCAGGACCTGGTCTCGCCACTGGGCGGCCTGATAACCACCGTCACGCAGCTGGCGGTCGAACCGTCGAACCCGCCGCTGCAGGTGTTCTCCGCCGACCTCGGCGACGTGTCGACGGTGATCACCAACCTGTGCGGGCCGGAGTGCCTGGGCAGCCTCGACGGCACCGGGACCGGGGTGGACCCGGAACTCGCCCGGATCGTCGGGATCGCCGAGGCGCTGGAACGGTACGCCAACTGCATCTTCGACGAGAAGCAGATCCGCTGGGCGTCCGCCGAGGAACTCGGGGACGAGGCGCTCGACCTGGACGCGCTGCCCCGGGTGTCGGCGACCGAGCTCGCCGACCCGCACTGCGGGATCGCCGTGCCCGACAAAACCGCGCAGATGCGCTGGGTGCGGGGGATGAATCTGCGTACCCGGAAATTGTCCTGGATTCCGGCGGTCCTCGTTTACATGCACTTTTCCGCGCACGGGGCGGAAAGCATCACCAACCCGATCTCGACCGGCGCGGCGGCGCATTACGACCCGGCGCGGGCGATCTGCGGCGCGCTCTGCGAGGTGATCGAGCGCGACGCGATCAGCCTGATCTGGCTGCAGCGGCTCGCCCTGCCGCGGCTCGAACTCGACGTGGTCGGGCCGCAGCTGCGGCGCTTCCTGGATCTGTGCGCGGACCGGGACGTGACCGTCGAGCTGTTCGACGCGACCACCGACCTCGGGATCCCGACCGTGTACGCGGTCTCGATCGCGCGCGAGCACCCGACCTGCCGTACCGTCGTCGCCTGCGCCACCGGCCTCGACCCGCAGGCCGCCGCCGCGAAGGCGATCTCCGAGACGGTGTCGGTGCGGATCGCCCTGCAGGGTGACCGGGCGCCGGACGACGTGCACGACTTCACCGGGGTGTCCGACGGCGCGATCTACATGGCCGCCCCGGAGCGGGCCGACGCGTTCGACTTCCTGCTGAACAGCCCGGCGCGGCGCCGGCTGTCCGAGATGCCGACGCTGACCGCCGGCGACTCGACCGCGGACCTGCGGCTGGTGCTCGATCGGCTGGACGCGAGCGGGCTGGACTCGTACCTCGTCGATCTGACCCCGGACGAGGCCCTGCGCGTCGGGATGACCGTGGTCCGCGCGGTGATCCCCGGGCTGCTGCCGCTCTCCTTCACCTACCGCTCGCGCTTCCTCGGCAGTCCCCGGCTCTACGAGGCGCCGGTCCGGATGGGTCACCCGAGCCGGGCGGAGCACGAGCTCAACTCATGGCCGCAGCCGTTCGCCTGA
- a CDS encoding TOMM precursor leader peptide-binding protein: MYHLIVTPVGPFGFAVAERLRDLCTDVSIVDAPGFSKTKTDLSVRSVKVLASWRRTPRLEREFDDESFRTGQPWLPVILDHPQLEIGPAVVPGLGACHDCYRRRLAQHDNARVIRAAIGDHYDAHPESGPDGYLPSTALLAAAVVADVVDRLRTDAAAEAGRVRQIEVPTQQVRTGRAVGVHGCPRCGLGRDETTRSYERLPEMLQGVWR; the protein is encoded by the coding sequence ATGTACCACCTGATCGTCACTCCGGTCGGTCCGTTCGGGTTCGCGGTCGCCGAGCGGCTGCGTGACCTGTGCACCGACGTCTCGATCGTCGACGCGCCGGGCTTTTCAAAGACCAAGACCGATTTATCCGTACGTAGTGTGAAAGTGCTCGCCTCCTGGCGCCGAACGCCGCGCCTGGAGCGCGAGTTCGACGACGAGTCGTTCCGCACCGGACAGCCCTGGCTGCCGGTGATCCTCGACCACCCGCAACTGGAGATCGGCCCGGCCGTCGTCCCCGGCCTGGGCGCGTGCCACGACTGCTACCGCCGCCGGCTCGCGCAGCACGACAACGCCCGGGTGATCCGCGCGGCCATCGGCGACCACTACGACGCGCACCCGGAGTCCGGGCCGGACGGCTACCTGCCGTCGACGGCGCTGCTCGCGGCGGCCGTCGTGGCCGACGTGGTGGACCGGCTGCGGACCGACGCGGCGGCCGAGGCCGGCCGGGTCCGCCAGATCGAGGTGCCGACCCAGCAGGTACGGACCGGACGGGCGGTCGGCGTGCACGGCTGCCCCCGGTGCGGGCTGGGGCGGGACGAGACGACGCGGTCGTACGAACGGCTGCCCGAGATGCTGCAGGGAGTCTGGCGATGA